In one window of Bdellovibrio bacteriovorus W DNA:
- a CDS encoding oligopeptide transport system permease protein (COG1173 ABC-type dipeptide/oligopeptide/nickel transport systems, permease components) produces the protein MKKRSSYLAMTYLGLLLLAVIFYPLFAGSGLEQNIEHILEGSQSRFWFGTDSLGRDLFARVLAGGRVSLLVGLIASFISVAFGVTYGVLSGWYEGNTDKVLMRLCDILMAIPSFILVSVLCLTLNATLPIENDFMKALLSLCLGISATHWMSLARVSRGMVLELKRRPFVEAAIALGGKQSHILLKHILPHIAGTVLIMMAMQVPTNILYESFMSFIGLGIHPPDTSWGILVREGWKTLSSFPHLLLYPSLILFLTVWSIQVLVDDFRRTK, from the coding sequence ATGAAAAAACGATCCTCTTATCTCGCTATGACTTATCTGGGGCTTCTCTTGCTAGCAGTGATTTTCTATCCGCTCTTTGCAGGCTCAGGTTTAGAACAAAATATTGAACATATTTTAGAGGGCTCCCAATCTCGCTTTTGGTTTGGAACGGACTCCTTGGGGCGCGATCTTTTTGCTCGCGTGCTTGCAGGTGGAAGAGTTTCTCTATTGGTGGGTTTGATTGCTTCGTTTATATCTGTGGCCTTTGGAGTGACCTACGGAGTTTTATCAGGTTGGTATGAAGGGAATACTGATAAGGTTTTGATGCGCCTTTGTGACATTCTTATGGCGATACCGAGTTTCATTTTAGTTTCGGTATTGTGCCTAACTTTGAATGCAACCCTTCCCATTGAAAATGATTTTATGAAGGCACTCTTAAGTCTGTGCTTGGGCATCTCTGCAACTCATTGGATGAGTCTTGCGCGTGTTAGTCGCGGAATGGTTTTAGAGCTTAAACGCAGACCCTTCGTAGAGGCGGCAATTGCTCTTGGCGGCAAGCAAAGTCATATACTCTTAAAGCATATTCTTCCGCACATTGCAGGGACTGTGTTGATTATGATGGCCATGCAAGTGCCAACAAATATTTTGTACGAAAGTTTCATGAGCTTCATCGGTTTAGGCATTCATCCGCCGGATACAAGCTGGGGCATCTTAGTGCGCGAAGGATGGAAGACTCTTTCAAGTTTTCCGCACCTATTGCTTTATCCTTCATTGATTTTATTTTTGACCGTTTGGAGCATTCAAGTGCTCGTTGATGACTTCAGGCGCACGAAGTAG
- a CDS encoding soluble lytic murein transglycosylase (COG0457 FOG: TPR repeat) has product MKKALKCMVLFTAVVPMIGPVAMAQPTNIHLDRFKSALTAYRADKFDDAITGLNEVLKEKTNLEEYAHYYLAQSYMKTKKLEEADGELKKLLALSPNIKMSIEASNMQGKVALEKNNFKLASTHFAKLERRTRNTEDYPDIIYNLAAAEKGLGRSAQMCKWLLKLYERYPAYEAIKDWGPDLAENKFQDKQVGCRSSTDNFRTRVRHLLFAGLDGKAQGEINQLKAKLAKTDKYAADRLQAQFYMQEGEIHKAVELLKPYYETYKKNFDFLILFASATARAGDVQAAVGSYYSAYKLSPKSKTGRQALYQSAFLSYQFQDYDGAARRFQEFMKAYPNSGLNRDSQWHLAWLKYLKGDYQGSYKAFAQMSVAKRKSPRAWKSIPQDRLNYWTAMSLFRQGKTDQARPLLENLSKDTLMGYYSIAASARLKKMDEVKVPKLAQSSLPTQPRVISRFSASEFLMPSAQEEYMYRGDDSETEDSILLTQYSADDEKGESEEAEGGIVDNPDLKTIDVAIEEITGKTGTFSNPVLVKRFERARDMMILGEYDWARWDLYDIERKTSNRDHLRTLMSEYHTAGNFNRSSYIAQINFGAQRAAHGMNGIRYLWEFAYPRAYSDHVEKYSKSFKVPEELVWGIMRAETNYRRDAISPVGALGLMQVMPFTGHKVSTMLKEKNFQATQLLEPETSVKIGSRYLKRLMDRFDDTLPLVAAGYNAGPHRVKNWLVSFGNLDTDEFIEHIPFLETRNYVKRVVSNAHIYAQLYGDKKDIFPYLANSVPVKIPAEMVGKENWDDI; this is encoded by the coding sequence ATGAAGAAAGCACTTAAGTGCATGGTTCTTTTTACTGCGGTGGTTCCAATGATCGGACCTGTCGCGATGGCTCAACCCACTAATATTCACTTGGATCGTTTCAAGTCTGCTTTAACGGCTTATCGTGCTGACAAGTTTGATGACGCGATCACTGGGTTGAATGAAGTTTTAAAAGAAAAGACGAATCTTGAGGAATACGCGCATTATTATTTGGCGCAGTCCTACATGAAAACCAAAAAATTAGAAGAAGCTGACGGGGAATTAAAAAAACTCCTCGCACTTTCTCCTAACATCAAGATGTCGATCGAAGCTTCTAATATGCAGGGCAAGGTGGCTTTGGAGAAAAACAACTTCAAGCTTGCAAGCACTCACTTTGCAAAACTCGAAAGGCGCACGCGCAATACAGAAGACTACCCAGACATCATTTATAACTTAGCAGCAGCCGAAAAAGGATTAGGGCGCTCAGCACAGATGTGTAAGTGGCTTTTAAAACTTTATGAAAGATACCCAGCTTATGAGGCGATCAAAGATTGGGGCCCAGACCTTGCTGAGAATAAGTTTCAGGATAAACAAGTGGGTTGCCGTTCTTCAACGGATAACTTTAGAACGCGTGTTCGTCATTTGCTTTTCGCCGGACTTGATGGAAAAGCTCAAGGTGAGATCAACCAATTAAAGGCGAAACTTGCAAAAACAGATAAGTACGCCGCTGACAGATTGCAGGCGCAGTTCTATATGCAAGAAGGGGAGATTCACAAAGCAGTGGAACTCCTAAAGCCTTATTACGAAACTTATAAAAAGAACTTTGATTTCCTCATTCTCTTTGCTTCAGCCACGGCTCGTGCAGGGGATGTGCAAGCAGCTGTTGGATCGTACTATTCAGCGTATAAGCTAAGTCCTAAATCTAAGACCGGCCGACAAGCACTCTACCAGTCGGCGTTCCTAAGCTATCAGTTCCAAGACTACGATGGGGCGGCTCGTCGCTTTCAGGAATTCATGAAAGCTTATCCAAACTCTGGATTAAATCGAGACTCTCAATGGCACTTGGCTTGGTTGAAATACCTTAAGGGTGACTATCAAGGTTCCTATAAGGCTTTTGCGCAAATGTCGGTGGCAAAAAGAAAGTCTCCGCGTGCGTGGAAGTCCATTCCGCAAGATCGTTTAAACTACTGGACAGCAATGAGTCTTTTCCGTCAGGGCAAAACCGATCAAGCACGTCCTTTGTTAGAGAACTTAAGCAAAGATACTTTGATGGGTTATTATTCGATCGCAGCTTCTGCTCGTTTGAAAAAAATGGACGAAGTCAAAGTTCCAAAACTTGCGCAATCGAGCTTGCCAACACAACCCCGTGTGATCTCCAGATTTTCTGCCAGTGAGTTTTTGATGCCTTCGGCTCAAGAAGAGTACATGTATCGTGGAGATGATTCTGAAACTGAAGATTCTATTCTTCTCACTCAATATTCTGCAGATGATGAAAAAGGGGAGAGTGAAGAGGCTGAAGGTGGAATCGTTGATAATCCAGATTTAAAAACCATCGACGTTGCTATTGAAGAGATCACTGGTAAGACAGGTACATTTTCAAATCCTGTTCTTGTGAAAAGATTTGAACGCGCACGCGATATGATGATTCTCGGTGAGTACGATTGGGCTCGTTGGGATCTTTACGATATCGAAAGAAAAACTTCTAACCGCGATCATCTAAGAACGTTGATGTCGGAATATCACACGGCTGGAAACTTCAATCGTTCTTCTTATATTGCGCAAATTAACTTTGGTGCGCAAAGAGCTGCACATGGAATGAATGGCATTCGCTATCTTTGGGAATTTGCATATCCTCGCGCTTATTCTGACCATGTTGAGAAGTATTCGAAAAGCTTTAAAGTGCCTGAAGAACTTGTTTGGGGAATTATGCGTGCAGAGACAAATTATCGCCGCGATGCTATTTCTCCGGTCGGTGCGCTGGGTCTCATGCAAGTGATGCCATTCACAGGGCATAAGGTTTCAACGATGTTGAAGGAAAAAAACTTTCAAGCGACTCAGCTTTTAGAACCAGAAACATCTGTTAAAATCGGTTCTCGTTATCTGAAGCGCTTAATGGATCGCTTTGACGATACTCTTCCATTGGTAGCAGCCGGTTACAACGCTGGGCCACACAGAGTTAAAAACTGGCTTGTGAGCTTTGGAAATTTAGACACAGATGAATTTATCGAGCATATTCCGTTTTTGGAAACTCGCAACTATGTGAAGCGCGTGGTTTCCAATGCACATATCTATGCTCAGTTGTACGGCGACAAGAAAGACATCTTTCCTTATCTTGCGAACTCTGTTCCGGTGAAAATTCCGGCAGAGATGGTGGGCAAAGAGAACTGGGACGACATTTGA
- a CDS encoding oligopeptide ABC transporter, permease protein (COG0601 ABC-type dipeptide/oligopeptide/nickel transport systems, permease components), protein MRHDYLVFLARKLLEVGVSLLTLSLLTFALLKALPGGPFDDEMTLNSVVKAELTQHWQTEAPWYSQAVTYLGNLAQGDLGVSMLRPDRSVAEIISSGLGNTLKLNSIALGIIIFGALLISVLSMRFRGSAIETLLDQMILCLLSLPSLFWGPLLIYLFGFHWNLLPIALLATPWHYILPVLTLSLRPLASLVRLLKNSMNDNYHLDYVRTAKAKGVSEWGILSRHVLKNSMIPFLSYLGPLTVSLLSGSFLVEVLFAVPGLGTEFISALNDRDYTLIMGLTLFYGFMLIVVNLFIDLLLRIVDPRLREEA, encoded by the coding sequence TTGAGGCATGACTATTTAGTTTTTCTGGCGCGAAAGCTCCTTGAAGTCGGAGTTTCTCTGCTGACTCTTTCGCTCCTCACATTTGCTTTATTAAAGGCCCTCCCTGGAGGGCCTTTTGACGATGAGATGACATTGAATTCGGTTGTTAAGGCAGAGCTGACTCAGCACTGGCAGACCGAGGCCCCTTGGTACTCTCAAGCTGTCACCTATTTGGGAAATCTTGCTCAAGGCGATTTAGGCGTTTCAATGTTACGACCAGATCGATCGGTGGCAGAGATTATTTCCTCAGGTCTTGGTAATACTCTGAAATTAAACTCTATCGCTTTAGGTATTATCATCTTCGGGGCATTGCTGATCTCTGTGCTGTCTATGCGTTTTCGCGGAAGTGCGATAGAGACCCTTTTAGATCAAATGATCTTGTGCCTTTTATCTTTGCCCAGTTTGTTTTGGGGACCACTTTTGATTTACTTATTTGGCTTTCACTGGAACCTTTTGCCGATAGCTCTGTTGGCAACACCTTGGCATTATATATTACCAGTGCTGACACTGAGTCTTCGCCCTCTTGCTAGTTTAGTTCGTCTTTTAAAAAACTCCATGAATGACAACTATCATTTAGACTATGTGCGCACAGCAAAAGCTAAAGGTGTGAGTGAGTGGGGGATTTTAAGCCGCCATGTTCTAAAGAATTCTATGATTCCTTTTTTGAGTTACTTAGGGCCATTGACCGTTTCTCTCTTGTCAGGATCTTTTTTAGTGGAAGTTTTATTTGCGGTTCCGGGGTTGGGGACAGAGTTCATTTCGGCTTTGAATGATCGCGACTATACATTGATTATGGGACTGACTCTGTTTTATGGATTTATGTTGATCGTAGTAAATCTTTTCATAGATTTGTTGTTGAGGATCGTCGATCCAAGATTGCGAGAGGAAGCATGA
- a CDS encoding DNA repair protein RadA (COG1066 Predicted ATP-dependent serine protease) yields the protein MPEVKTRGWSTGTGEKGSGNFKPVSLDQSLEEVKLDRFDTGYEELNRVLGGGLARGSFVLLGGSPGVGKSTLLLQMAGGLAKNKHRVLYISGEESVSQTGSRAHRLGIRSPLIEIACESNLHAIMEQARATQPDILVVDSIQTMYLPDLQAAPGSVSQVRECAGHLMGLAKQDNITVILIGHVTKDGNIAGPKVLEHMVDCVLSFDGDASYNFRLLRSLKNRFGAAHELGVFQMNTKGLEEVANPSELFLEERGDQLIGSAVFASMEGTRPLLCEVQALTLSSPMAMPRRTSLGIDVNRLHLLTAVLDRHLDVRLQHNDIFINVVGGLKLIEPAADLAVAAAILSTQRNSDLDAKTCFFGEIGLTGEVRGVSFVENRIREGDKLGFQHFVIPFSNKKHLSEIKLSKDKKISFVRNVKDLSKII from the coding sequence ATGCCCGAGGTTAAAACTCGAGGATGGTCCACTGGGACTGGCGAGAAAGGGAGCGGTAATTTCAAACCCGTCTCTCTCGACCAAAGCCTTGAGGAAGTAAAGCTTGACCGCTTTGACACTGGCTATGAAGAGTTGAACCGAGTTCTGGGCGGTGGCTTAGCCCGCGGGAGTTTTGTCCTTCTCGGCGGCTCCCCTGGGGTCGGCAAATCCACTTTGCTTCTGCAAATGGCAGGAGGACTTGCCAAGAACAAACACCGAGTTTTATATATTTCCGGCGAGGAAAGTGTTTCTCAAACCGGCTCGCGCGCGCATCGCTTGGGCATTCGTTCTCCGCTGATTGAGATCGCTTGTGAAAGTAATCTGCACGCCATCATGGAGCAAGCCCGCGCTACTCAGCCCGACATTCTTGTCGTCGATTCTATTCAAACGATGTATCTTCCCGATCTGCAAGCAGCACCGGGTTCAGTTTCTCAGGTCCGCGAATGCGCAGGGCATTTAATGGGCCTTGCCAAGCAAGATAACATCACAGTGATTCTAATTGGTCACGTGACTAAAGATGGAAACATCGCTGGCCCCAAAGTTTTAGAGCACATGGTGGACTGTGTTTTGTCCTTTGATGGAGATGCCTCTTATAACTTTAGACTTCTACGCTCTTTAAAGAACCGCTTCGGTGCGGCCCACGAACTTGGTGTTTTTCAAATGAACACCAAGGGATTAGAAGAGGTTGCGAACCCTTCAGAGCTTTTCCTCGAAGAGCGCGGAGATCAACTTATCGGATCTGCGGTTTTTGCCTCTATGGAAGGCACAAGGCCATTACTTTGTGAAGTTCAAGCTTTGACCCTATCAAGCCCGATGGCCATGCCGCGAAGAACTTCTCTGGGAATCGACGTCAATCGTCTGCATCTCTTAACAGCGGTTCTAGATCGTCATTTAGATGTGCGCCTCCAGCACAATGATATTTTCATCAATGTGGTGGGTGGCTTAAAACTTATCGAACCCGCTGCGGACTTAGCTGTGGCTGCGGCGATCCTATCAACCCAAAGAAACTCGGATCTAGATGCGAAGACGTGCTTTTTCGGAGAGATTGGCCTCACTGGAGAGGTTCGCGGTGTTTCATTTGTAGAAAACAGAATCCGCGAAGGAGACAAACTAGGCTTCCAGCACTTCGTCATCCCCTTCTCAAACAAGAAACATCTTTCTGAGATCAAATTGTCTAAAGATAAGAAAATTTCTTTTGTACGAAACGTCAAAGATTTGAGTAAGATAATATAA
- a CDS encoding GTP-dependent nucleic acid-binding protein EngD (COG0012 Predicted GTPase, probable translation factor) codes for MALQVGIVGLPNVGKSTLFNALTSAKAEAANYPFCTIDPNVGVVTVPDPRMDKITSFIKPQKVIPTTMEFVDIAGIVKGASQGEGLGNQFLSHIRQTDAIVHVVRCFDDPNIIHVAGSVDPLRDIEIINTELLLADLDSVEKKYQRIEKVARNTTDKKIKMEAEVLKKAKDVLGEGLPARSLNLDENEMPFLRDMHLLTSKPVLYAMNVSDSDFADGGNAWTQAVEKRAAEENNKTIMICSAMEAEISLLPPEERKEFLEAMNAEEPGLNRLIREAYTLLGLQTYFTAGEKEVRAWTIRTGTKAPQAAGVIHTDFEKGFIRAETYHCEDLFNLKSEQAVKEAGKYRLEGKEYIVKDGDVLFFRFNV; via the coding sequence CCCGTTCTGTACAATCGATCCGAACGTGGGCGTTGTAACAGTTCCAGATCCTCGCATGGATAAAATCACTTCATTTATCAAACCTCAAAAAGTAATCCCAACAACAATGGAGTTCGTGGATATCGCGGGGATCGTTAAAGGCGCTTCTCAAGGTGAAGGCCTTGGTAACCAGTTCCTTTCGCACATTCGCCAAACAGACGCTATCGTTCACGTTGTTCGTTGTTTTGATGATCCAAATATCATCCACGTTGCTGGATCTGTTGATCCGCTTCGTGACATTGAGATCATCAACACAGAGCTTTTGTTGGCGGATCTTGATTCTGTTGAAAAGAAATACCAACGCATTGAAAAAGTGGCGCGTAATACAACAGACAAAAAAATCAAAATGGAAGCTGAAGTTCTAAAAAAAGCAAAAGACGTTTTGGGCGAAGGTCTTCCTGCACGTTCACTGAATCTTGACGAAAACGAAATGCCATTCCTTCGTGATATGCACCTATTGACGTCAAAGCCTGTGCTTTATGCAATGAACGTTTCTGATTCAGATTTTGCTGATGGTGGAAATGCTTGGACTCAAGCTGTTGAAAAACGTGCCGCAGAAGAAAACAATAAAACCATCATGATCTGCTCAGCGATGGAAGCCGAAATTTCCCTTCTGCCACCTGAAGAGCGCAAAGAGTTCCTAGAGGCGATGAACGCTGAGGAGCCAGGTTTAAACCGTTTGATTCGTGAAGCGTACACTCTTTTGGGACTGCAAACGTACTTCACTGCTGGAGAAAAAGAAGTGCGTGCGTGGACTATTCGCACGGGCACTAAAGCTCCTCAAGCAGCAGGTGTGATCCATACAGATTTTGAAAAAGGATTTATTCGCGCTGAGACTTATCACTGTGAAGACCTGTTCAATTTGAAATCTGAACAAGCTGTTAAAGAGGCTGGAAAATACCGCCTTGAGGGCAAGGAATACATCGTTAAAGACGGCGATGTTCTCTTCTTCCGCTTTAACGTTTAA
- a CDS encoding putative amine oxidase (COG1233 Phytoene dehydrogenase and related proteins), whose product MKRRDFLKNSALLTAVSSLPLKSLAQGTKWAATKLHDDMPIAKIENSQFNSVDFNGDDIDRPHDLLWNIDGYIAKKGGEPSVTEDLDVAIIGGGMSGLISAHYLGNKKIAVFEGDRRFGGNSKGEQYKDSTYSIGAAYICEPEKDSAIESLLSDINVLRHGRLEDGADTSVFHQGRIHKHFWAGATAPSAKAQYAKIFQRLNEIYNDSDWDWQGDFAKSIDNLSFEQWLQKEFGDVHEHIKEYFQLYGWSSFCGSISEISAFQFLGFIAAETENIMAFPGGNSFITQGLVRSLRQRHGHSALRSGAFVLRVEAQSDSVTVLYENNVGELVKVRAKHAIMACQKFVARRLLPQMSEVQGNAIHFLPYRAYLVGNAILKKNFQSPSYELFQIKGKMPKDPTAMNRGDRTFTDICFGSWAEKDQNEHSVLSLYHGIPYDGARQFLFSPMSHDKYREKYETELKTILPGLGISESDLLGLRLTRWGHSLPLSQKGLLASGQAALASESILGRIHFANQDNWMNPCFETAQEVAEAATSLILENI is encoded by the coding sequence ATGAAAAGAAGAGATTTCCTAAAAAATTCCGCGCTCCTGACAGCTGTTTCTTCCCTGCCTTTAAAGTCCTTAGCTCAAGGAACTAAGTGGGCAGCAACAAAACTTCATGATGACATGCCGATTGCTAAAATTGAGAACTCTCAGTTTAACAGCGTGGATTTTAATGGCGATGATATTGATCGCCCCCACGATCTTCTTTGGAATATAGATGGATACATCGCTAAAAAAGGTGGCGAGCCTTCAGTCACAGAAGATCTTGATGTAGCCATTATCGGTGGCGGTATGTCGGGATTGATTTCGGCACACTACTTAGGAAATAAAAAAATTGCTGTCTTTGAGGGTGACCGCCGATTCGGTGGAAATTCTAAGGGTGAACAATATAAAGACTCTACCTACAGCATTGGTGCGGCTTATATCTGTGAGCCTGAAAAAGACTCTGCTATTGAAAGTCTTTTAAGCGATATCAACGTCCTTCGCCATGGACGCCTTGAAGATGGCGCTGACACTTCGGTTTTTCATCAAGGGCGCATTCACAAACACTTCTGGGCTGGAGCCACGGCGCCGAGTGCTAAAGCTCAATACGCTAAAATATTTCAACGCCTCAACGAAATCTACAACGATTCTGATTGGGATTGGCAAGGTGACTTTGCAAAGTCCATCGACAACCTCAGTTTTGAACAGTGGTTGCAAAAAGAATTTGGCGATGTCCATGAACACATCAAAGAGTACTTTCAACTTTATGGCTGGAGTTCTTTCTGTGGCTCGATCAGCGAGATCTCGGCTTTTCAATTCTTAGGTTTTATTGCCGCGGAAACTGAAAACATTATGGCCTTCCCTGGTGGAAATTCTTTTATTACTCAAGGCTTAGTGCGCTCTTTGCGCCAACGCCATGGTCACAGTGCTTTGCGCTCAGGAGCATTTGTACTGAGAGTGGAAGCTCAGAGTGACTCTGTGACGGTACTTTATGAAAACAATGTGGGTGAACTTGTAAAGGTTCGTGCAAAGCATGCGATTATGGCTTGTCAAAAATTTGTGGCTCGCCGATTACTTCCACAAATGTCAGAAGTTCAAGGAAATGCGATCCACTTCCTCCCTTACCGTGCTTACCTCGTAGGAAATGCGATCCTTAAGAAAAACTTCCAAAGCCCCAGCTATGAACTTTTCCAAATCAAAGGGAAGATGCCAAAGGACCCCACTGCAATGAATCGTGGAGATCGCACGTTTACGGATATCTGCTTTGGTTCATGGGCGGAAAAAGATCAAAACGAACACAGTGTACTCAGTCTTTACCACGGGATTCCTTACGATGGCGCTCGACAATTTCTTTTCAGCCCGATGTCGCATGATAAGTATCGTGAGAAGTATGAGACTGAACTTAAAACGATTCTTCCAGGCTTGGGAATTTCTGAGAGTGATTTATTAGGGCTTCGCCTCACTCGTTGGGGACACTCGCTACCACTATCACAAAAAGGGCTTCTAGCTTCTGGACAAGCCGCTCTGGCCAGTGAAAGCATCTTAGGGCGCATTCACTTTGCCAACCAAGATAACTGGATGAACCCGTGCTTTGAAACAGCTCAAGAAGTGGCAGAAGCTGCGACCTCTCTGATTTTAGAAAATATTTAA
- a CDS encoding hyperpolarization-activated, cyclic nucleotide-gated K+ (COG0664 cAMP-binding proteins - catabolite gene activator and regulatory subunit of cAMP-dependent protein kinases), producing MSENALASIETESYKAGDFIFFEGDIEHHFYIVQTGVVNIFTKDAMGKKIPIADIVDGESFGEFALISKSPRSASAQAVTDVELIKVSEDGFKELLSDLPTWAECMLTSFVDRLRNTTEKIRDLEKEKNLKDK from the coding sequence ATGTCTGAAAACGCATTGGCCAGTATTGAAACAGAGTCTTATAAAGCAGGCGATTTCATTTTCTTTGAAGGTGATATCGAGCACCACTTCTATATCGTGCAAACTGGTGTCGTAAATATTTTTACTAAAGACGCCATGGGAAAGAAAATTCCCATTGCTGATATCGTCGATGGCGAATCCTTTGGCGAGTTTGCTTTGATCTCCAAAAGTCCGCGCTCGGCCTCTGCTCAAGCAGTTACCGATGTGGAACTTATTAAGGTTTCTGAAGATGGCTTTAAAGAGCTGCTTTCAGACCTGCCTACTTGGGCCGAGTGCATGCTGACTTCGTTTGTCGATCGCCTGCGCAATACGACTGAGAAAATTCGCGACCTCGAAAAAGAAAAAAATCTAAAAGATAAATAA